In Nicotiana tabacum cultivar K326 chromosome 2, ASM71507v2, whole genome shotgun sequence, the following proteins share a genomic window:
- the LOC107766255 gene encoding early nodulin-like protein 1 produces MDSPSFVSFVFVIFLSVLCMSQAYTFYAAGKEGWVLKPSESYSHWAERNRFQVNDTIVFKYKKGSDSVLVVHKDDYFKCKKDKPIHKLKNGKSKLKFTRSGAFYFISGKDDNCEKGQKLLVVVLSPNHKRHKSPSPATQTPSSSPVITPTQPPEDTPSVVAPSPQSISPAPAPTKSAAVVVGSSGLVWVFSLIMATVFM; encoded by the exons ATGGATTCTCCTTCATTTGTTAGCTTTGTCTTTGTGATATTTCTGAGTGTTCTTTGCATGTCTCAAGCGTACACATTCTATGCTGCTGGCAAAGAAGGCTGGGTTTTAAAACCTTCTGAATCGTATAGTCATTGGGCTGAAAGAAACCGCTTCCAAGTTAATGACACTATTG TTTTCAAGTACAAAAAAGGGTCAGATTCAGTTCTGGTGGTACACAAAGATGATTACTTCAAATGCAAAAAGGACAAGCCAATCCATAAGCTAAAGAATGGTAAATCAAAATTGAAGTTTACAAGGTCAGGTGCATTCTACTTCATCAGTGGAAAAGATGATAACTGTGAGAAAGGCCAGAAGCTTCTAGTTGTTGTGTTATCTCCCAATCACAAGCGCCATAAATCTCCATCCCCAGCCACCCAAACGCCGTCAAGTTCTCCGGTTATTACCCCAACTCAGCCGCCGGAAGATACTCCTTCCGTCGTTGCACCGTCGCCGCAATCCATTTCACCAGCTCCGGCTCCAACCAAATCGGCTGCAGTGGTTGTTGGTTCAAGTGGTTTGGTTTGGGTGTTTAGTTTGATCATGGCTACTGTTTTTATGTAA